Proteins encoded in a region of the Deltaproteobacteria bacterium genome:
- a CDS encoding type II toxin-antitoxin system RelE/ParE family toxin, with protein MIKSFRDKETEKIWGGDLSRRLPTDIQSVARRKLRMLNNAQGIADLRIPPNNRLEALVGDRKGQHSIRIVIA; from the coding sequence ATGATTAAAAGTTTTCGCGATAAAGAAACCGAAAAAATTTGGGGTGGTGACTTATCACGAAGACTGCCTACAGACATTCAATCTGTGGCGCGGCGCAAGTTGCGTATGTTGAATAATGCGCAAGGAATCGCCGACTTGCGAATTCCGCCTAACAATCGTCTTGAAGCGCTTGTTGGAGATCGAAAAGGTCAACATAGTATTCGCATTGTTATCGCCTGA
- the atpC gene encoding ATP synthase F1 subunit epsilon, with the protein MANVKQLMVSFVTPDRQVSHGEVDMVVAPSAMGQVGILPDHCTLLADLAPGIVELHSKNNTLNERFAISGGFLEVDRNHVSLLVETAERANEIDVERARKSLKASEAALANLSTTSDDYQNQFNRAQRARVRLQVAGKL; encoded by the coding sequence ATGGCTAATGTAAAGCAACTCATGGTTAGTTTTGTCACCCCAGACCGGCAAGTGTCTCATGGTGAAGTCGATATGGTTGTTGCCCCTTCAGCGATGGGTCAAGTTGGTATTCTTCCTGATCACTGCACCCTGCTAGCTGATTTAGCGCCTGGCATAGTTGAGCTTCACAGCAAAAATAATACACTGAACGAACGCTTTGCTATCTCAGGTGGTTTTTTAGAAGTCGACCGCAATCATGTATCACTGCTAGTTGAAACCGCTGAACGAGCTAACGAAATAGATGTTGAACGCGCACGTAAATCTTTAAAAGCTTCTGAAGCGGCTTTAGCTAATTTATCTACAACCTCTGATGACTATCAAAATCAATTCAATCGAGCACAACGCGCCCGTGTTCGTCTGCAAGTTGCAGGTAAATTATAA
- the atpD gene encoding F0F1 ATP synthase subunit beta encodes MAAEALAQGHVTQVIGPAVDVEFPPGQVPQIYTALTATNPSINDQADNLVLEVAQHLGENTVRTVAMEVTDGLVRGTPVKSTGAPIAMPVGPEVLGRILNVIGEPVDYLGPVKTKKYRPIHRPAPTFTEQSTSVQTFETGIKVIDLLAPYARGGKIGLFGGAGVGKTVLIMELIRNVAVRRGGFSVFAGVGERTREGNDLYYEMIDSGVIAAEKDANGHPLKNPDGSIKLIPGKSQCALIYGQMNEPPGARARVALSALTEAEYFRDDEGKDVLLFIDNIFRFTQAGSEVSALLGRMPSAVGYQPTLATEMGALQERITSTNKGSITSVQAIYVPADDLTDPAPATTFAHLDATTVLSRAIVEIGIYPAVDPLDSTSRLLDPIVIGDEHYQTARQVQSILQRNKELQDIISVLGMDELNDEDKLVVTRARRIQRFLSQPFHVAETFTGYKGVYVELTDTIKGFKEIVDGKHDALPEQAFYMVGTIEDAVAKAKTLG; translated from the coding sequence TGGCAGCAGAAGCACTAGCACAAGGGCATGTTACTCAGGTTATCGGACCTGCCGTAGATGTCGAGTTTCCGCCCGGGCAAGTGCCGCAAATTTATACGGCGTTAACTGCTACGAATCCTAGTATTAATGACCAAGCTGATAATTTAGTGTTAGAAGTTGCACAGCATCTTGGTGAAAATACCGTACGTACTGTGGCCATGGAAGTCACTGATGGCTTGGTACGTGGCACCCCCGTAAAAAGTACCGGTGCTCCTATTGCAATGCCGGTTGGTCCAGAAGTTTTAGGTCGTATTCTTAATGTAATTGGCGAGCCGGTCGATTATCTTGGTCCGGTCAAAACTAAAAAATATCGACCGATCCATCGCCCCGCTCCTACATTTACTGAGCAATCAACCTCAGTACAGACGTTTGAAACCGGTATTAAGGTCATTGATTTGCTTGCGCCTTACGCGCGTGGCGGTAAAATCGGTCTTTTTGGTGGTGCCGGCGTCGGCAAAACTGTTCTCATTATGGAACTAATTCGTAATGTTGCCGTACGCCGTGGCGGTTTCTCAGTATTTGCTGGTGTTGGTGAGCGAACTCGCGAAGGTAACGACCTTTATTATGAAATGATTGACTCCGGCGTTATCGCCGCAGAAAAAGATGCAAATGGCCATCCGCTAAAAAATCCTGATGGCTCAATCAAATTAATCCCGGGCAAAAGCCAATGCGCTTTAATTTATGGGCAAATGAACGAGCCTCCTGGTGCTAGAGCCCGCGTAGCTTTATCAGCTTTAACTGAGGCTGAATATTTTCGTGATGATGAAGGCAAAGATGTTTTGCTGTTTATTGATAACATCTTTCGTTTTACTCAAGCTGGTTCAGAAGTTTCAGCATTGCTTGGGCGTATGCCCAGCGCTGTGGGCTATCAACCTACTTTAGCTACCGAAATGGGCGCTCTGCAAGAACGCATTACTTCAACCAACAAAGGGTCCATCACCTCGGTACAAGCAATTTATGTTCCTGCTGACGATCTTACTGACCCAGCCCCAGCAACAACCTTTGCTCACCTTGACGCCACTACGGTTTTATCACGTGCAATAGTTGAAATTGGTATTTACCCGGCTGTCGACCCACTTGATTCTACTTCACGTCTGCTAGACCCTATTGTTATTGGTGATGAACACTATCAAACAGCACGCCAAGTACAATCGATTTTACAACGCAATAAAGAGTTGCAAGACATTATCTCAGTACTGGGTATGGATGAATTAAACGATGAAGATAAACTTGTAGTTACCCGAGCGCGTCGTATTCAACGATTTTTATCACAACCCTTTCACGTTGCCGAAACATTTACCGGTTACAAAGGTGTTTATGTAGAGCTGACTGATACTATTAAAGGCTTTAAAGAAATTGTTGATGGCAAACATGACGCGCTACCTGAACAAGCTTTTTATATGGTTGGCACTATTGAAGATGCCGTAGCCAAAGCAAAAACTTTAGGCTAA